The DNA region ATTATCGAGCAGAATACGCTCCTGCGGACTTATTTCCAAGTATTTTTTACAGCCCCCGAATAATTGTAGCCCAGCCAGGATTACAATTGCGTAAGTTATTTTTCTTTTCATTTTAATTCTATTAAAAATTAGCATTGATACCAAATACAAAAGAGCGAGCCTGAGGATATAAACCCCTGTCGATACTGAAAGCGTTTCCACTGTTGTTAGACCCCAGCTCCGGATCGTAGCCTGTATATTTTGTTACCGTAAATAAATTTTCTGATAGTACATACACTCTAAATTTTTGCAGGCCAACTTTGCTTACAATAGTTTTCGGCAAGGTGTAACCAATCTGAAAAGTCCTCATTCTAAAGTAATCGCCCTTTTCGAGATAGAGCGATGAGAATTTCGTTAAGTTCTTGTTAGGATCTGCATCGGTTAAACGCGGTTGTGTAGTTGACGGGTTTGTGGGCGTCCAACGGTTTAATCGCGACGTTTGATAGTTTGCATTCGGAATGTCCAGACGTCTCAAGCCCTGAAAAATCATGTTTCCGGCAACACCGCTGCCAAAGGCAACCAAATCCCAATTGCGGTAAGATAGGTTTAAGGTAATGCCATAAGTAAATTTCGGCAGGCCGTTGCCAATAAAATCCCTGTCGTTAACATCAATCACCTCATCGTTGTTCAGGTTGGCAAACTTAACATCGCCCGGCTTGGCTAACGGCTGCAAAATGGTGCCGTTAGGACCTTTGTAGGCATTTATTTCTGCCTGACTTTGAAAAATACCCTCATTTACATAGCCGTAAAACTCATTATAAGAATGGCCAATTTGGGTGCGAGTAATGTTGCCCAGCGTTTGAAAAGTGGCCTGACTATCATCGATAAAGTTGACGCCCGGACTTAATTTGTCGATTGTATTTTTCAAGAACGAGCCGTTGCCACTGATGCCAAAATTAAACTCACCAAATTTTTGACGATAGCCGAGTTCGAATTCGAAACCTGAGTTAGACATATCGGCAATATTTGCTGCCGGGCTACCACTACCGATATAACCGGGTACGGGCGGGTTTTGAAGAATACCTACGGTTTTCTTTTTATACCAATCGAGCACGAGGGTAAGGTTATTAAATAACGTGGCGTCGATACCAATATTGGTTTGACGTGTTTCTTCCCACTTCAAATCCGGATTTGCCGAAGCAGCCGGGCTGTAGCCGATATTTACAATGTTCTCGTTTCCGAAAGTGTAATTTCTGCCGCTGCCAACGAGTGGCACATAAGCAAAATCGCCAATTCCATCGTTACCAGTAACGCCATAACTTCCTCTGATTTTTAAGAAGTTTACAATATTGTTTTGCGGAAAGAAATCTTCTTTTGTAGGTACCCACCCAATTTGTGCAGAAGGAAAATATCCGTATTTATTGTTTGCACCGAAGCGCGATGAACCATCTCGTCTGATTAAGGCCGAAAACAGATATTTCTCTTTATAATCATACGTTAAACGAGAAAACAACGAGAACACTTTATGATCAGTTCCTTCGCTGCCATCTGAAGTTCTATTGGCGGCAACGGGCTTAAACCGCATCGATGCCGAGTAAAAATCCTGCGCCGGAACATCATAGAAAGTGGTACTTACGCTTCGGCTGAAACCATCGCTGTACGAGCCCTGACCAAGTAATAAACTCAAATTGTGGTTGCCCAACGATCGGGTATACGTCAATGTGTTTTCGAGGTTATAGGTAATTATGTAATTGATGTTTCTCGCAAATTGTGTTCGGGTATTTGACGTTGATGAGTTTAAATAGTAAATCGGGTTAAAACCGTCGCTACCATAAAAGGCCAGTTTAGAGCCCAGTGTTGATCGGAAACGCAAGCCTTTAATCGGTTCCGCTTCTAAAAAAGCGTTTCCAACAATGTTGTGGTCCCAGCTGTAGTTACCAATTCTTCTGCGGATATCGCCAAGTGGATTCGTAATTTCCTGCGCTACCCGTGTCGAAATGCCGTAAGGATTACCGAATTGATCTCTGAAAACAGGTTGCGTGCTGTAAGGTGCGGCACCTGCTACGGCCGGGTCGGTAATAATGGCGGGCGTAATCGGATCTAAATTGATTGCGGAACTTAACGGACCGCCGAATTCGCTGTTTGTATTGCCTACCGCATTGGTAATAGCATGGCTGTAACCCAGGTTTTCTCCAATGGTTAACCAATTGTACAACTTGTGTTGAGAGTTGATCCGGATGTTTGCCCGGTTAAATTTCGAAACCTCTTTCGCCACAATACCATCGATTTTAAAATAGCCTGCAGATAAATAAAAAGTCGATTTCTCGTTGCCCCCGCTAATCGACAGTTCGTGATTCTGGCGTGCGGCATTATCGTTAAAAACATACGATTGCCAATCGGTTCCCTCACCCAGCGACTCCGGATTTGGATAAGGCAATGTAAATGTTCCCGAAACAAAATCGTTGGTGTAAGCTTCGTTTCTTAAAGTTGCATATTCGGTGGCGTTCAGCAGGTTTAGTTTTTTAGCCGCATTGGCAATGCCATAATATCCATTGTAACTTAACGAAACTCTGCCGAGCTTACCTTTTTTAGTGGTTACCAAAATTACACCCGACGCCGCCCTTGCGCCATAAATGGCCGCGGAGGCTGCATCTTTTAATACTTCAATCGATTCGATATCGGCCTGATTTAAATAGCCAATACCGCCATTATCCACCACAACGCCGTCGATAACCCACAAAGGATCGTTTTTACCACCGAACGAGGTGAAACCCCTTAACCGAACCGTTGCTGCTGAACCGGGCTGACCAGATTGGGCAGCAATTGTTAAACCCGACGTACGGCCTTGTAATGCCTGCTCTAAACGAGTGGTAGTCGGTTGGTTTTCCAGGTCGGCCGCCCTTACACTGGAGATTGCTCCAGTTACCACGCTTTTCTTTTGAACACCATACCCGATAATAACTACATCGGTTAAATCTTGTGTACTTGCCGAAAGGGCCACATTAATTCTTCCTCCGGCCGGAACAGTTACTTTTTTGGCCGCCATGCCAATTAAGCTTAGCGTAAGTGTACCGCCAACGGGGGCTTGAATAGAAAAAACACCATTAGCATCTGTTGATGCCGCTCGCGAAGTGCCATCGAGTTTTACAGTAACACCTGGTAAGGGCATACCGTCCTTTTCATCCGTTACTTTTCCTGTAACTGGAATGTCCTGCGCCAACAAAGTAAGTGGAAATGCCAGGATACAGCACACGAAGAATACGATCGTAAATCTTCTTCTCATAGAAATTAGTTTTAGGTTAATATTTGGTTAATTGAGTATTCGGCTGGGTGGCCAAATCCTAAAATCAAATCTATAGACGGAAAAAAAATTAGCACAATTTGCGGCTACTACACGAACCATACAAAAGCCCTTTTTTACTCAGAAAATGGAGAAATACGGCCCTACATCAGCCCTACACACAGATTTTAAGCTGCTAAAAATCAGATACATGCAAAACCTGGCCCATTAAACTGAAAATGTGACAAAAGCATAGGTTTACTAGGCCCGGTGGTTCGAAATATCGGTTAAAAATTCGTACAGATTGGTTTCGGGCTTAAGGTGAAGCTTTTTTCTCAGGCGATATCGGCCAACTTCTACCGCCTTGATAGTAACATTCATCAGTTGTGCCATTTCTTTTGATGAAAGATTCATCGATAAGTAGGCGCAAAACTTCAGGTCGTTCTGGCTCAGCTCAGGAAACTGATGTTTGAGTTTGTTGAAGAATTCGGTATTTAGATGGCTAAAATGCACACTTGGATGATCCAGTTCCTGATCTTTCTTTTCAACATCCCGAATCAACCGAATAAGGTGCCTAAAACTCGGCGAGCTTTCGTTTATATCGTGGTTTTTTACCACCGTAGAAATTACCTCCTTAATTTTGGCCAGCACCCTTCCGCGTTGTACCAGGTGTAAGGTCATTGTAGAGAGTTCTTTATTCTTATAATTTACATCCGCTTCCAATTTTTCATTTTGAAGCCTTACAATTTCTTTTTCATTCCGTTCCAGCTCTAACTGGTGCAGATACGTCATTCGGGCCTGCTCTTTTTTATGTTTTCCTTTTTGCCACTTGATTATCAAAACAACAACCAGCAAAATTAAGGCGATATAAATCATTTTCATCCAAATAGTATTGTACCATGCGGGCAAAATTTCAAAAGTGTAGCTTACCACTTTCGATTCGTTACCTGTTTCGGCTCGTGCCTTTACGTTAAACGTATAGCATCCAGCCGGTAAATTCGTATAACCTTTCTCTCTTTTGTTGCTCCAAACCGACCATTCGTTATCAAAACCCTTTAACTGGTAACTGAAATTCAGGTTTTTATCGTGCTCGAAAATGGTCGATGAAAACTCAAAATGAATGGAGTTCAAATTGTAGGTGTATACCGGTATTTTTGAGCGGTCTTGTTTGTCAGTTATCGAATCGTTTTTCACAAAATAACCACCAAAAACAAGGCTATCGGTTTTACCCTCCAACTTAACGGTACTGAGCACAACATTGGGCCGGGTTATATTCTGAATGTATTTACTATAATTAATATGGTAAGCCCCTTTATTGGCGCCAATAAATATATTCTTGCTATCCAAAACATAAATGGATTCAAAGCCACCCACCACTTTACCATCAAGCTGAGGCAAATAAATTATGCTAAAGGCCCTGCCCTTTGCCGGTCTGCTAAAATCGATAACGCCCACCTTTTTGTTGCTTACAAACCAAATGTTGCCCTCGTTATCTTCTTTCAGGTATTGTATCGAGGTTTGATTCAACGCGTTTCCTAACATCTTTAGTCGCACAAACCTGTTTTTACTTGCATTAAACTCGTAAATCCCTTTAACGGTGGCAATAACCACCCGGTTTTTTATTCGATAAACATAATTGTACAGCTTTAGCGGCAACCCATCCTTATCCGTATACATTTTGGTGCTTAGCACACTTTTATGGTCCGGACTCATAACAATTTTGTAAACGCCATGATAAGGATGCGATGCCCAGATCATATCAGGGTTATTGTTATCGGCTACAATAAAGCGCAGGGTTTCCGTTAGGCCCTCAATTTTACCCAGATTGTTGAACTTGTTGTTGCTGAACGAAAGTTTTTGCAGGCCATTGTAAGTTCCTGCGATGACATCGGTAATCGGGTAAACGTTTTCCAGAGGCTCGAACATCCACGTTCCGGGCAGGGCATACAAGGGCATTGCCACATTGTCTTTTATTATCGAAGTGCCATCTTCGTGAGCCATAAGCAGTTGGTTATTAAACTCATTTAAGCCCCACACCTGCCCCTTGGTATTTTTAACCTCCACAAAATTTGAGCTCGAATAACTTAAATCGCTGCTTTCCGACGAAAGTTTCGATACATAAAGGCCGTTAGACGTGCCGATGTAAAGCGATTGATCATATTTTCTGAAAGCATAACTCGTAACCTGCTTATTGCGGTCGGGATAAATATTTTTAACAGCGCTATTGATTGCAACAAAAGATACCCCATCATCCAGAGCCAGCCAGATGTTTTTATCCCTATCCAGCAAGATGCCGCGAACATTATTATTCTGCAGGCCCTCCCGGTAATTATACTTTTGCGCCAGTTCGCCAGATTTATTCATGATGTACATGCCGCCAGAGGTTGTTCCGATCGCGTACTGCTCTGCGTTGATTCCGCTGGCGAAGAAAATCCGGTCGTTCAGCAAAATTTGATCAAAATTTGTTTTAAAAGCCCTTAGCTTTCCATTAACGAACAGAAATAATCCCCGTTTTAATGTCGATATCAGCAAAGTGTCGCTGCCGAAAGGCATAATCGCCGTAGCCGATGCCTGTTTTAACACTTCATCCGTGCAAAATGTTTTCCAAACACCCTGGTTATAAACCATTAAGCCGCTCCCCCTAACCTGCGCAAAAATCGTTTTATTTACCTGGCCCAAAAACAGCCAGCTGGTTGCCGGTTTGTACTGTTTTACCACATCATTTTTATATTGAAGAACGGCATTGCCACATCGGAAGAAAACCTCATCATTCGCAACACAAATGTCCCAGATGTCAGCAAGTTTTCTGGCGCTTTCTGGAAGCAGATGCAGCAACGATGTGTATTTCAATATGCCCTGAGCATTCGGAAAAAAATAGCCGAATTCGTCTTGTCCA from Pedobacter endophyticus includes:
- a CDS encoding SusC/RagA family TonB-linked outer membrane protein, whose protein sequence is MRRRFTIVFFVCCILAFPLTLLAQDIPVTGKVTDEKDGMPLPGVTVKLDGTSRAASTDANGVFSIQAPVGGTLTLSLIGMAAKKVTVPAGGRINVALSASTQDLTDVVIIGYGVQKKSVVTGAISSVRAADLENQPTTTRLEQALQGRTSGLTIAAQSGQPGSAATVRLRGFTSFGGKNDPLWVIDGVVVDNGGIGYLNQADIESIEVLKDAASAAIYGARAASGVILVTTKKGKLGRVSLSYNGYYGIANAAKKLNLLNATEYATLRNEAYTNDFVSGTFTLPYPNPESLGEGTDWQSYVFNDNAARQNHELSISGGNEKSTFYLSAGYFKIDGIVAKEVSKFNRANIRINSQHKLYNWLTIGENLGYSHAITNAVGNTNSEFGGPLSSAINLDPITPAIITDPAVAGAAPYSTQPVFRDQFGNPYGISTRVAQEITNPLGDIRRRIGNYSWDHNIVGNAFLEAEPIKGLRFRSTLGSKLAFYGSDGFNPIYYLNSSTSNTRTQFARNINYIITYNLENTLTYTRSLGNHNLSLLLGQGSYSDGFSRSVSTTFYDVPAQDFYSASMRFKPVAANRTSDGSEGTDHKVFSLFSRLTYDYKEKYLFSALIRRDGSSRFGANNKYGYFPSAQIGWVPTKEDFFPQNNIVNFLKIRGSYGVTGNDGIGDFAYVPLVGSGRNYTFGNENIVNIGYSPAASANPDLKWEETRQTNIGIDATLFNNLTLVLDWYKKKTVGILQNPPVPGYIGSGSPAANIADMSNSGFEFELGYRQKFGEFNFGISGNGSFLKNTIDKLSPGVNFIDDSQATFQTLGNITRTQIGHSYNEFYGYVNEGIFQSQAEINAYKGPNGTILQPLAKPGDVKFANLNNDEVIDVNDRDFIGNGLPKFTYGITLNLSYRNWDLVAFGSGVAGNMIFQGLRRLDIPNANYQTSRLNRWTPTNPSTTQPRLTDADPNKNLTKFSSLYLEKGDYFRMRTFQIGYTLPKTIVSKVGLQKFRVYVLSENLFTVTKYTGYDPELGSNNSGNAFSIDRGLYPQARSFVFGINANF
- a CDS encoding triple tyrosine motif-containing protein; translated protein: MIRFFFFLVAFLTIESAVAQDLMGIPQIKNYNNEDYRAGVQNWDVKQGRNGILYFGNNEGLLTFDGRYWNLYRLPNFTAVRSIGIDAKNRIYVGGQDEFGYFFPNAQGILKYTSLLHLLPESARKLADIWDICVANDEVFFRCGNAVLQYKNDVVKQYKPATSWLFLGQVNKTIFAQVRGSGLMVYNQGVWKTFCTDEVLKQASATAIMPFGSDTLLISTLKRGLFLFVNGKLRAFKTNFDQILLNDRIFFASGINAEQYAIGTTSGGMYIMNKSGELAQKYNYREGLQNNNVRGILLDRDKNIWLALDDGVSFVAINSAVKNIYPDRNKQVTSYAFRKYDQSLYIGTSNGLYVSKLSSESSDLSYSSSNFVEVKNTKGQVWGLNEFNNQLLMAHEDGTSIIKDNVAMPLYALPGTWMFEPLENVYPITDVIAGTYNGLQKLSFSNNKFNNLGKIEGLTETLRFIVADNNNPDMIWASHPYHGVYKIVMSPDHKSVLSTKMYTDKDGLPLKLYNYVYRIKNRVVIATVKGIYEFNASKNRFVRLKMLGNALNQTSIQYLKEDNEGNIWFVSNKKVGVIDFSRPAKGRAFSIIYLPQLDGKVVGGFESIYVLDSKNIFIGANKGAYHINYSKYIQNITRPNVVLSTVKLEGKTDSLVFGGYFVKNDSITDKQDRSKIPVYTYNLNSIHFEFSSTIFEHDKNLNFSYQLKGFDNEWSVWSNKREKGYTNLPAGCYTFNVKARAETGNESKVVSYTFEILPAWYNTIWMKMIYIALILLVVVLIIKWQKGKHKKEQARMTYLHQLELERNEKEIVRLQNEKLEADVNYKNKELSTMTLHLVQRGRVLAKIKEVISTVVKNHDINESSPSFRHLIRLIRDVEKKDQELDHPSVHFSHLNTEFFNKLKHQFPELSQNDLKFCAYLSMNLSSKEMAQLMNVTIKAVEVGRYRLRKKLHLKPETNLYEFLTDISNHRA